The nucleotide window CTTTTCCTTTAACCCTCTTTTCTCACTTTTTGCCACTTGAAGCACAATTCCTTCATACTCGTAATCCCTCTTTACATGCCCACTTTTCCCACCACTCTTCTCCATCAATTTAATATCTCCAATACTTACCCACCTATCAACCCTCTTTATCATGTCATACATGTTGAGGAGGACAAAGGTAACGCCTGTTATTGCCTCTATCTCCACACCTGTTTTTCCAACATTTCTTACAGTCCCCTTAACCTCAATAACTCCCTCATCAAAGAGAGTTGTCTCAAACTCTATGTTTGTTATAAGGAGTGGATGACAGAATGGAAGTATCTGGGGAACCATCTTTACTCCAAGCATCCCAACAGTTTCAGAAACAGTAACAACATCTCCTTTTTCAATTTTTCCCTCTCTTATGAGTTTTATAACCTCTGGTTTTGTAAAAAGCCTTCCAATGGCAGAAGCTTTCCTCTCTGTATCTTTCTTTTTTCCAACATCAACATTTTTCATCCCCCAATCCTCCTTATAGATGTTTCTGGCTCTCTCTCATCCATGAGATATGAGAAGGGTTTGTTATATATTACTTCTCTTATCTTTTCCCTTATATAATCTTCACTTTTTCCTTCCCTCAGTGGTTTTTTAAGGTTGAACTTTAAATTTCTTGATAGACATGGATATAGAAAACCATCAGATGTGAGTCTCACTCTATTACACCTATCACAGAAGTTGTGGGATATTGGAGATATAAATCCAATAACAACTCCATTCTCCTTTATTCTGTAGTAGACACTTGGGCCTTCACCCAATTTTATATTGTATCTTTCTATACTCCACCTCTTTGATAGAACCTTAACAAGTTCATCTTGAGGTACATATTCCTTTTTCCATAAATCTTTATTGGAGAAGGGCATGAGTTCTATAAACCTTATGGGAAAGGAAAGAGAGGAGGCAAACTCTACAAGTTTCTCCACTTCATCAAGATTACTTCTCATAAGAACAGTATTTAACTTCACATTTACATTGTTTTTCCTTGCAGATTCAAGGCCTTTAAGTACATTTGTTAGCCCATCCACTCCAGTAATCTTTTTAAACTTCTCCCTATCCAGTGTATCAAGACTTACATTTACAGATACCCCTGTCTTTGAAAAGATTGGAATGAATTTAGTTAAAAAATAGCCATTTGTGGTTATAGATAGTCTTTCTATCTGTTTTATCTTCATCAATTCAAAGAACAGTTTTTCTATCTCTCTCCTTATAAGAGGCTCTCCCCCAGTTATCCTTACCTTTTTAATTCCAAGAGTTGTAAAGATCTTTACAAGTTTCAGTATCTCTTCATACCTTAGTATCTCATGGTGGGGAATGTAAGTGAATTTTTCTCTTGGAACGCAATAAAAACACTTAAAATTACATCTATCTGTAACAGATATTCTTAAATAATCAATCTCTCTTCCAAATCTATCCTTCATTATTATGGCGGATGGGGCGGGATTCGAACCCGCGAGGCAGGGTTTACCCGCCTACCGCATTTCAAGTGCGGTGCCTTCAACCACTCGGCCACCCATCCTTACTCTGGGAGGGGAAGCCTCCCAATTAATTACTCCAATGTTATTGCACCAGTTGGACATGCATCTACACAGAGTCCGCACTCAATGCATGCCTCTGGATGAACCACATAAGCTTTTCTTTCGTCTCCTTCACCTCTCATCTCAAATACATTGGGATCTGCAGGACAGACATTTACGCACTCCTCATCACCTGTGCATTTTTCATGGTCAATAATTGGTCCAGGCATGTCTCACCTCCTAAAATGTTCTCAAATACATTTTATCATATTTGTTATAATAGATTTAAAAAATAACATTTTGAGGAGGAAGAGATGAAAGAAAAGACAATAGGGGAATATATTGAGGAGTTATCCTCCTCATCACCCACTCCAGGGGGAGGCAGTGTTTCCTGTTTCCTTCTCTCTCTTTCATCTTCTCTGTCAGAGATGGTTTGTGCATTAACTCCAAGTCTTGAGAGGTACATACCAGAACTAAAGAAACTTTCAGATAAGTTTTTAAAGCTCGCTCAGATGGATGAGGAAGCATTCAACAAGGTGATGAAAGCCTATTCCCTTCCAAAGAAGACAGAGGAGGAGAAGAAAAAGAGGAGGGAAGCTATTCAGAATGCACTGAAAGAGGCAACTGATGTTCCCCTTGAAGCAATGAAGAAGGCAAAGGAGATTATTCCATTTGTTGAGATTCTACTAAAGGATGGTAATAAAAATGCCATATCCGATGTTGGTGTTTCTGCTGTGACTTTAAAAGCTGGAGTTATGTCTGCATATCTTAATGTTCTTATAAATCTGAAGTATATAAAGGATGAAAGGTATAGAGAAAAAGTATCTAAGGAGGCAGACGAGATACTAAATTATGTAAGGAAGTGGGGAAGTGATGTATTTGACTCCATGAAGAAGATGATTTCCTCTTAAATCTCTTTTAGTATGTTTATAAGTGCATATTTTATATGTTCATAGGTGAGTC belongs to Caldisericia bacterium and includes:
- the moaC gene encoding cyclic pyranopterin monophosphate synthase MoaC; this encodes MKNVDVGKKKDTERKASAIGRLFTKPEVIKLIREGKIEKGDVVTVSETVGMLGVKMVPQILPFCHPLLITNIEFETTLFDEGVIEVKGTVRNVGKTGVEIEAITGVTFVLLNMYDMIKRVDRWVSIGDIKLMEKSGGKSGHVKRDYEYEGIVLQVAKSEKRGLKEK
- the moaA gene encoding GTP 3',8-cyclase MoaA; its protein translation is MKDRFGREIDYLRISVTDRCNFKCFYCVPREKFTYIPHHEILRYEEILKLVKIFTTLGIKKVRITGGEPLIRREIEKLFFELMKIKQIERLSITTNGYFLTKFIPIFSKTGVSVNVSLDTLDREKFKKITGVDGLTNVLKGLESARKNNVNVKLNTVLMRSNLDEVEKLVEFASSLSFPIRFIELMPFSNKDLWKKEYVPQDELVKVLSKRWSIERYNIKLGEGPSVYYRIKENGVVIGFISPISHNFCDRCNRVRLTSDGFLYPCLSRNLKFNLKKPLREGKSEDYIREKIREVIYNKPFSYLMDEREPETSIRRIGG
- a CDS encoding cyclodeaminase/cyclohydrolase family protein, whose translation is MKEKTIGEYIEELSSSSPTPGGGSVSCFLLSLSSSLSEMVCALTPSLERYIPELKKLSDKFLKLAQMDEEAFNKVMKAYSLPKKTEEEKKKRREAIQNALKEATDVPLEAMKKAKEIIPFVEILLKDGNKNAISDVGVSAVTLKAGVMSAYLNVLINLKYIKDERYREKVSKEADEILNYVRKWGSDVFDSMKKMISS
- a CDS encoding 4Fe-4S binding protein; its protein translation is MPGPIIDHEKCTGDEECVNVCPADPNVFEMRGEGDERKAYVVHPEACIECGLCVDACPTGAITLE